One part of the Ailuropoda melanoleuca isolate Jingjing chromosome 6, ASM200744v2, whole genome shotgun sequence genome encodes these proteins:
- the RAB11FIP2 gene encoding rab11 family-interacting protein 2 has translation MMLSEQAQKWFPTHVQVTVLQAKDLKPKGKSGTNDTYTIIQLGKEKYSTSVAEKTLEPVWKEEASFELPGLLMQGNPEKYILFLIVMHRSLVGLDKFLGQVAINLNDIFEDKQRRKTEWFRLESKQGKRAKNRGEIKVNIQFMRNNMTASMFDLSMKDKTRSPFAKLKDKMKGRKNDGTFSDTSSAIIPSSHIPDASTEFSSGEIQMKSKPKKPFLLGPQRLSSAHSMSDLTGTHISSEKLKSGTIGQTHPLGRQIDSFGAVPESGSLKSPHRRTLSFDTSKMNQPDSSVDEGESSLGRQNDPFTNVTASLPQKFATLPRKKNPFEESSESWDSSMNLFSKSVEVRKENKREKREKVSLFERVTGKKDSRRSDKLNNGGSDSPCDLKSPNAFSENRQDYFDYESTNPFTTKFRASNIMPSSSFHMNPTSNEDLRKIPDNNPFDATAGYRGLTYEEVLQELVKHKELLRRKDTHIRELEDYIDNLLVRVMEETPSILRVPYEPSRKAGKFANS, from the exons ATGATGCTGTCCGAGCAAGCCCAAAAGTGGTTTCCTACCCACGTGCAGGTCACAGTGCTCCAAGCCAAAGATCTTAAGCCAAAAGGCAAAAGTGGCACCAATGACACATACACTATAATTCAGCTGGGCAAGGAAAAGTACTCCACCTCTGTAGCTGAGAAAACCCTTGAGCCAGTCTGGAAGGAAGAGGCCTCTTTTGAGCTACCTGGATTGCTGATGCAGGGGAATCCAGAGAAATACATTCTTTTCCTCATAGTTATGCACAGGTCCCTGGTGGGTCTGGATAAGTTTTTAGGGCAGGTGGCAATCAATCTCAATGACATCTTTGAGGacaaacaaagaaggaaaacaga gTGGTTTAGATTAGAATCCAAACAAGGAAAAAGAGCCAAAAACAGGGGTGAGATAAAGGTCAATATTCAATTCATGAGGAACAATATGACAGCAAGTATGTTTGACTTATCAATGAAGGACAAAACAAGATCTCCTTTTgcaaaattaaaagataagatGAAAGGTAGAAAAAATGATGGGACATTTTCTGATACGTCTTCTGCAATCATTCCAAGTTCTCACATACCCGATGCCAGTACTGAATTTTCAAGTGGTGAAATACAGATGAAATCCAAACCAAAAAAGCCTTTCCTTTTGGGTCCTCAGCGACTCTCTTCAGCACATTCGATGTCTGATTTAACTGGGACCCACATATCTTCTGAGAAACTGAAGTCTGGCACCATAGGTCAAACACATCCTCTTGGACGGCAGATAGATTCCTTTGGAGCAGTTCCGGAAAGTG GAAGTCTCAAATCTCCACACAGAAGAACATTAAGCTTTGATACTTCTAAAATGAACCAACCTGACAGCAGTGTGGATGAAGGTGAATCGTCTTTAGGAAGACAAAATGACCCATTTACAAATGTGACTGCTTCATTACCCCAGAAGTTTGCAACACTGCCaaggaagaaaaatccatttgaaGAAAGCAGTGAATCATGGGACAGCAgcatgaatttattttcaaaatcagtcgaagtaagaaaagaaaataaaagagagaaaagggagaaagttAGCCTGTTTGAAAGAGTGACTGGAAAAAAAGATAGCCGAAGATCTGATAAACTTAACAATGGGGGATCTGATAGCCCTTGTGACTTGAAATCACCTAACGCATTTAGTGAAAATCGTCAGGACTATTTTGATTATGAGTCAACTAATCCGTTTACAACAAAATTCAGGGCTTCAAATATAATGCCATCTTCAAG TTTTCATATGAATCCGACAAGCAATGAGGACCTCAGGAAAATCCCG GACAACAACCCTTTTGATGCCACCGCAGGGTATCGTGGTCTGACCTATGAGGAGGTCCTACAGGAGCTAGTGAAGCACAAAGAGCTCCTTAGGAGGAAAGACACCCACATCCGGGAACTCGAGGACTACATCGACAACCTCCTTGTGAGGGTCATGGAGGAGACACCCAGTATCCTCAGAGTGCCATACGAACCATCCAGGAAAGCTGGCAAATTTGCCAACAGTTAA